In Nostoc sp. UHCC 0926, a single genomic region encodes these proteins:
- a CDS encoding type II secretion system F family protein, whose translation MPNYVARVRDSQGKSRTEKIVAESLVQARTNLREQGFVVQELKQSQGFQLNFDLKKFQTSLVKVSVKDKAVFSRQFAVLMNAGVAIVRSLGVLSEQCSNPKLKQALVEISIDVQSGMNLSESMRKHPDCFDGLYVSMIQAGEVGGVLDEVLNRLAKLLEDVARLQNQIKSALSYPIVVGFIAVAIFLGMTIFLIPIFATIFEQIGITLPPLTLFLMNTSKFLRSPMAVILLFIIVGLKIAYSQFGKTPAGRLTIDRLSLKVPLFGDLIQKSSVARFSRTFGSLTRSGVPILTCLEIVRDTSGNQVIANAINAARLEIQQGGMISIALQENDGVFPSMAIQMISIGEETGELDAMLMKVADFYEDEVEQAVKAMTSILEPVMIVVLGGMVGTILLAMYLPMFKVFETLG comes from the coding sequence ATGCCAAACTACGTTGCCCGTGTTCGGGATTCTCAAGGAAAATCCCGAACAGAAAAAATTGTTGCCGAATCCTTAGTACAAGCTCGTACTAATCTTAGAGAACAAGGTTTTGTAGTCCAAGAACTCAAACAATCTCAAGGATTTCAGCTAAATTTTGACTTAAAAAAATTCCAGACTTCCTTAGTTAAGGTTTCTGTGAAAGACAAAGCCGTTTTTTCCCGTCAATTTGCCGTTTTGATGAATGCAGGAGTTGCGATCGTTAGAAGTCTGGGGGTACTTTCTGAACAGTGTAGTAACCCTAAACTGAAACAAGCTCTTGTGGAGATTAGCATCGATGTTCAAAGCGGAATGAATCTTTCAGAGTCAATGCGGAAGCATCCTGACTGCTTTGATGGCTTATATGTGAGTATGATTCAAGCTGGCGAAGTTGGTGGTGTTCTAGACGAAGTATTGAATCGTTTAGCCAAGTTGTTAGAAGATGTTGCCCGCTTACAAAACCAAATTAAATCAGCATTGTCTTATCCAATAGTCGTGGGTTTTATCGCAGTTGCTATCTTTCTCGGCATGACAATTTTTCTTATTCCCATTTTTGCCACGATTTTTGAACAAATTGGAATTACATTACCACCTCTAACGCTATTCTTGATGAATACTAGTAAATTTTTGAGAAGTCCGATGGCTGTCATCCTTCTCTTTATTATTGTAGGACTGAAAATTGCCTATTCACAATTCGGTAAAACTCCTGCTGGTCGCCTAACAATTGATCGTCTTTCCCTAAAGGTGCCCTTGTTTGGCGACTTAATTCAAAAATCTTCGGTCGCCCGCTTTAGCAGAACTTTTGGTTCTTTGACTCGTTCAGGTGTGCCAATTTTAACTTGCTTAGAAATTGTCCGAGATACATCAGGAAACCAAGTGATTGCCAATGCCATAAATGCAGCCCGCCTTGAGATTCAACAAGGAGGTATGATTAGCATTGCTTTACAAGAAAATGATGGCGTTTTTCCGTCCATGGCAATTCAGATGATTAGTATCGGAGAAGAAACTGGAGAATTAGATGCAATGTTGATGAAAGTTGCCGATTTCTATGAAGATGAAGTTGAGCAGGCAGTAAAAGCAATGACCAGTATTTTGGAACCAGTGATGATTGTAGTTCTAGGGGGAATGGTTGGAACCATTTTACTAGCGATGTATTTGCCTATGTTTAAGGTATTTGAAACGTTGGGATAG
- the bioU gene encoding (S)-8-amino-7-oxononanoate synthase BioU, producing MNSEKVKNSLNISPAIRVGVLGFGGLGQAAAKVLAGKQEMILVAAADHKGYAYAADGLNTQECIATYQSQDSVGHLEPVGTLTNQSIQDVIEIAQSVDGYFLALPNLPNDFIPTVAKQFIKSGWRGVLVDAIKRTTAVEQLLAMKEELEAAGITYMTGCGATPGLLTAAAALAAQSYAEIHQVEITFGVGIANWEVYRATVREDIGHMPGYTVETAKAMTDAEVEALLDKTNGVLTLTNMEHADDVMLEVAGIVGRDRVTVGGVVDTRNPKKPLSTNVKVTGRTFEGKISTHTFILGDETSMAANVCGPAFGYLKAGKQLHQRGIYGIFTAAEIMPQFVR from the coding sequence ATGAATTCTGAAAAAGTCAAAAATTCTCTAAATATTTCGCCAGCTATCCGCGTGGGAGTACTAGGTTTTGGCGGACTAGGACAAGCCGCAGCCAAGGTACTTGCTGGCAAACAGGAAATGATTTTAGTCGCAGCAGCAGATCATAAAGGCTACGCTTACGCTGCTGATGGTTTAAATACTCAAGAATGCATCGCCACCTACCAGTCCCAAGATTCGGTAGGTCATTTAGAGCCAGTTGGTACGTTAACAAATCAAAGTATTCAGGATGTAATTGAAATAGCTCAATCTGTGGATGGGTATTTTCTGGCTTTACCCAACTTGCCAAATGACTTTATTCCCACTGTAGCCAAGCAGTTTATCAAATCTGGTTGGCGTGGGGTGCTAGTGGATGCGATTAAGCGTACCACTGCTGTGGAACAACTACTGGCGATGAAAGAAGAACTGGAAGCAGCCGGGATTACTTACATGACAGGCTGTGGTGCAACACCCGGATTGTTAACCGCCGCCGCCGCTTTAGCCGCTCAAAGCTACGCCGAAATTCATCAAGTCGAAATTACCTTTGGGGTAGGAATTGCCAACTGGGAAGTTTACCGCGCCACCGTTCGGGAAGATATTGGCCATATGCCTGGTTACACAGTAGAAACTGCTAAGGCGATGACTGATGCCGAAGTAGAAGCACTACTAGATAAAACTAATGGCGTGCTTACTTTGACGAATATGGAACATGCTGATGATGTGATGCTAGAGGTAGCAGGAATAGTGGGGCGCGATCGCGTTACTGTTGGTGGTGTAGTCGATACTCGCAATCCCAAAAAGCCCCTCAGCACTAACGTTAAGGTAACAGGACGCACCTTTGAAGGGAAGATTTCCACCCATACCTTTATTCTGGGAGATGAAACCAGTATGGCAGCTAATGTCTGCGGCCCTGCCTTTGGCTATCTCAAAGCTGGTAAGCAATTACACCAACGCGGCATCTATGGAATATTCACTGCTGCTGAAATTATGCCCCAATTTGTTAGGTAA
- a CDS encoding DUF2997 domain-containing protein produces the protein METLEFIIYPDGRVQEKVTGIVGASCAEVTAAIEAQLGQVLNHEPTSEYFAAKVQQSNMANTHTTYSDW, from the coding sequence ATGGAGACATTAGAGTTCATAATCTATCCAGACGGTCGGGTACAAGAGAAAGTCACTGGCATTGTGGGTGCTTCTTGCGCTGAAGTTACAGCAGCAATAGAGGCACAGCTAGGGCAAGTACTTAATCATGAGCCAACCTCAGAATATTTCGCCGCTAAGGTGCAGCAATCTAATATGGCGAATACACACACCACTTACAGCGATTGGTAA